Below is a window of Phycisphaerae bacterium DNA.
GCCGCAACATCTTGAGCGGGAAGGCAGGTCGCCGCTGCGCTGTGACCTGCCCTACATGCTTGGCAGGTCGCCGCTGGGCTGTGGCCTGCGCTACGTGCCCGTGCCGGGCGGCCGTGCCTGGCGGTATTTGTTCTGCGTTCGGTGAAGGTAATGAGGATGAGAATCCTCCATCCGGAAGGCCCCAGAACGGATTCTGGGGCCAGCGAGAATGAGGATGAGAATCCTCCACCCGGAAGGCCCCAGAACGGATTCTGGGGCCAGCGAGGTCGCCGCTTCGCTGTGGCCTGCGCTACATGCTTCTTGTGTGAGAGCTGCCAATGCTCGCCGAGATCTACTGGATCAAACCCCTCCCCTATCGCCTGGCGATCATGCCGCGCCCGCGCGGTGGTGAGTGGCTGGGCGACGAGATCGCATCACTTCGTCGCCAGGGTGTCGACGTCATCGTCTCGCTGCTGACACCGGATGAGATCGCGGAGCTTGGGTTGGAGCAGGAAACCGAATGCTGCCACTCGGCCGGCATCGAATTCCTTTCCCTGCCCATCGAGGATCGGTCGGTACCTGCGGACCCGCGGGCGACACGAGATCTCATCGAGCGGCTGGCCGTGGATCTGAGGGGCGGGAAGGCGGTTGCCATCCACTGCCGCGCGGGCATCGGCCGCTCGGCTCTGGTGGCCGCATGCATTCTGGCCAAGCTTGGCGTGACGACAACCGACGCGTTTCGGGCCATCGGCCAAGCCCGTCATTGCCCCGTGCCGGACACACCCGAGCAGATCGATTGGGCCGACAAGTCCGCACTCGGGCTCGAAACCGAGATGTGAATCACGAAGGTACAGGGTGGTAGGGCACGGTCGAGCGAAGCGAGACCTGCCGCAACATCTTGGGCGGGAAAGGCAGGTCGCCGCTTCGCTCTGACCTGCCCTACATGCTTGGCAGGTCGCTGCTTCGCTGTGACCTGCCCTACGCACCCGTGCCGGGCGGCTGCGCCTGGTGGTATTCGTTCCGCATTCGGTGAAGGCAGTGAGGATGAGAATCCTCCACCCGGAAGGCCCCAGAACGGATTCTGGGGCCAGTGAGGCACCCGGAAGGCCCCAGAACGGATTCTGGGGCCAGCGAGGTCGCCGCTGGGCTGTGGCCTGCCCTCCATGCTCACCTGCCGTGCAAGCCGAAAACCGAAATGTGATTCACGAAAGCATGCCTTACGGCGTCTCGATTGAGGCCAGCCGGTAGTCCATCCTGTACTTGAAAGTCAGCGCCTGCGTCGTGTCCGCCGGACGACTGAGGGTGACCTTCCACTTGGCGGC
It encodes the following:
- a CDS encoding dual specificity protein phosphatase family protein — its product is MLAEIYWIKPLPYRLAIMPRPRGGEWLGDEIASLRRQGVDVIVSLLTPDEIAELGLEQETECCHSAGIEFLSLPIEDRSVPADPRATRDLIERLAVDLRGGKAVAIHCRAGIGRSALVAACILAKLGVTTTDAFRAIGQARHCPVPDTPEQIDWADKSALGLETEM